One genomic region from Pyxicephalus adspersus chromosome 1, UCB_Pads_2.0, whole genome shotgun sequence encodes:
- the LOC140322740 gene encoding histone H2A-like yields MSGRGKKLPKPAAANKSSRSVKAGLQFPVGRIHRFLRKGNYAERIGSGAGIYLAAVLEYLCAEVLELSGNAARDNKKSRILPRHIQLAVRNDEELAKLFGGVTIADGGVLPNIQAVLLPKKTMKESKTVESQ; encoded by the coding sequence ATGTCTGGTCGTGGCAAGAAGCTCCCAAAGCCTGCTGCTGCTAACAAGTCCTCCAGGTCCGTTAAGGCAGGTCTCCAGTTCCCAGTGGGCCGCATCCACCGCTTCCTGAGGAAGGGAAACTATGCTGAAAGAATTGGCTCTGGAGCTGGAATCTATTTGGCAGCTGTTCTGGAATACCTCTGTGCTGAGGTCCTGGAGCTGTCAGGAAATGCAGCCAGAGACAACAAGAAATCCCGCATCTTGCCCAGACACATCCAACTGGCTGTCAGGAATGATGAGGAACTGGCCAAGCTGTTTGGTGGTGTCACCATTGCAGATGGGGGAGTCTTGCCCAATATCCAAGCTGTTCTTTTGCCTAAGAAGACAATGAAAGAATCAAAAACTGTGGAGTcccagtaa